In Phyllostomus discolor isolate MPI-MPIP mPhyDis1 chromosome 3, mPhyDis1.pri.v3, whole genome shotgun sequence, a single genomic region encodes these proteins:
- the NCF1 gene encoding neutrophil cytosol factor 1 — protein MEGTFIRHIALLGFEKRFAPSQHYVYMFLVKWQDLSEKVVYRRFTEIYEFHKTLKEMFPIEAGDINSENRIIPHLPAPRWFDGQRTTESRQGTLTEYCNTLMGLPVKISRCPHLLEFFKVRPDDLKLPTDSQVKKPETYLVPKDGKTNVADITGPIILQTYRAIADYEKRSGSEMALAMGDVVDVVEKGQSGWWFCQMKTKRGWVPASYLEPLDSPDEAEDPEPNYAGEPYVTIKAYTAAMEDEVSLQQGETIEVIHKLLDGWWVIRKDNITGYFPSMYLQKAGEDIAQAQRQIKSRGAPPRRSSIRNAHSIHQQSRKRLSQDTYRRNSVRFLQQRRRQVRPGPQSAGSGLAEELETQRPKPQPAVPPRPSADLILNRCSDSTKRKLASAV, from the exons ATGGAGGGCACCTTCATCCGCCACATCGCCCTCCTGGGCTTCGAGAAGCGCTTCGCCCCCAGCCAGCACTAC GTGTACATGTTCCTGGTGAAGTGGCAGGACCTGTCCGAGAAGGTGGTCTACCGGCGGTTCACGGAGATCTATGAGTTCCAT AAAACTTTAAAGGAAATGTTCCCTATTGAGGCGGGGGACATCAACTCGGAGAACAGAATCATCCCCCACCTGCCAG CACCGAGGTGGTTTGATGGGCAGCGGACCACGGAGAGCCGCCAGGGCACTCTCACCGAGTACTGCAATACGCTCATGGGCCTGCCGGTCAAGATCTCCCGCTGCCCGCACCTCCTCGAGTTCTTCAAGGTGCGCCCCGACGACCTGAAGCTCCCCACGGACAGCCA GGTGAAAAAGCCAGAGACATACCTGGTACCTAAAGATGGCAAGACTAATGTTGCAG ACATCACCGGCCCCATCATCCTGCAAACGTACCGGGCCATTGCTGACTACGAGAAGAGATCGGGCTCTGAGATGGCTCTGGCCATGGGCGATGTGGTGGACGTCGTGGAGAAGGGCCAGAGTG GCTGGTGGTTCTGCCAAATGAAGACAAAGCGAGGCTGGGTCCCAGCCTCCTACTTGGAGCCCCTGGACAGCCCCGACGAGGCAGAGGACCCAGAGCCCAACTATGCAG GTGAGCCCTATGTCACCATCAAAGCCTACACTGCTGCCATGGAGGACGAGGTGTCCCTCCAGCAGGGTGAAACCATCGAGGTCATTCATAAGCTCTTGGACGGCTGGTGGGTCATCAG GAAAGACAACATCACGGGCTACTTCCCGTCCATGTACCTGCAGAAGGCAGGAGAGGACATAGCCCAGGCCCAACGTCAGATCAAGAGCCGAGGGGCGCCGCCCCGTAG GTCGTCCATTCGCAATGCGCACAGCATCCACCAGCAATCTCGAAAGCGCCTCAGCCAGGACACCTATCGGCGCAACAGCGTCCGCTTTTTGCAGCAGCGCCGCCGCCAGGTGCGGCCGGGTCCGCAGAGCGCAGGGAGCGGGCTAG CGGAGGAGCTGGAGACTCAGCGCCCGAAGCCGCAGCCGGCTGTGCCCCCACGGCCCAGTGCAGACCTCATCCTGAACCGCTGCAGCGACAGCACGAAGCGGAAGCTGGCTTCCGCCGTCTGA